In Thermodesulfobacteriota bacterium, one DNA window encodes the following:
- a CDS encoding DUF5131 family protein produces the protein MNRTKIEYADWTWNPIVGCKHGCFYCYGERLNDRFKWIPNWNIPGYYDERLEDPLKEKTPSRILVGSMCDLLGDWVVTAYIQYIIDVTGKCPHHTFLFLTKNPKRYQEFEFPENCWLGMTVSSYCPAFGVFHPFYSRNQENKKWISFEPLLYDPYPLLEDFVFKPCDWIVIGAMTGRYRKDYPVKKEWIEKILMQADKWSIPVFMKDNLNPYWDEEWRSELP, from the coding sequence ATGAATCGAACCAAGATTGAATATGCTGATTGGACTTGGAATCCGATAGTGGGCTGTAAACATGGATGTTTCTACTGTTATGGTGAAAGACTTAACGATCGTTTTAAATGGATCCCAAATTGGAATATACCAGGCTATTATGATGAAAGGTTGGAAGATCCGTTAAAAGAGAAAACTCCATCAAGAATATTGGTCGGGTCTATGTGTGATTTGCTTGGTGATTGGGTTGTTACGGCATATATCCAGTACATTATAGATGTAACTGGCAAGTGTCCTCACCATACCTTTCTTTTTCTGACCAAAAACCCAAAGAGATACCAAGAGTTTGAGTTCCCCGAAAATTGCTGGTTGGGAATGACCGTTTCTAGCTATTGTCCGGCATTTGGTGTATTCCATCCATTTTATTCCAGAAACCAAGAAAATAAGAAATGGATTTCTTTCGAGCCGTTATTGTATGATCCCTATCCTTTATTAGAAGATTTCGTTTTTAAACCTTGTGATTGGATAGTAATCGGAGCAATGACAGGACGATATCGAAAAGATTATCCTGTAAAAAAAGAATGGATTGAGAAGATTTTAATGCAAGCAGACAAATGGAGTATTCCTGTTTTTATGAAAGATAACCTTAACCCTTATTGGGATGAAGAATGGAGGAGTGAGTTACCATGA